A region from the Panicum hallii strain FIL2 chromosome 1, PHallii_v3.1, whole genome shotgun sequence genome encodes:
- the LOC112879091 gene encoding uncharacterized protein LOC112879091 has translation MPSPSLLLLRAPPPSPHLISPCRRCLDSPSLRPTTRASRPHPLRLPPAGSRRAPRATARVVEAGDAGASGLIPIARCYEGRLARLELAGAARREQAVAAAAAADGGAAAEAHLAAGAESMVVEAFLPAADGGGASASSTRVILQAKEVKGKASKIKRQFGPEFFSDNETDSETMLAMAFKQVVMQRLSNFRLEVFSPGSERDFQDLGRPRKVSMDFSVISSDEKLLPSLAEAIFSCVIQDASNNQLRATGGLFQKQQLNCSIDSSVCIHKISEAEIVRSAKRCLESFDLMKSPQNVHKTKNGWWPAPNYESLVKIGGPEFVLWANEYIPTYKLQIKTRAFENTNLEGRCESESNRWEVLLTRSQLAELGNVIDMYFEDQFTLPGKAFHPHWNSDPSKIKKNNGYLNNIFSFMAGSCIILFVAIFAQLCWPRSLGDKRLFKGISNVSSSQGYCSDVNSLDSSEIQAYCTSLIKKMKDSYGCPGDVMVDAHIGAWVGELPDCFKGIDSEDNAASDSVQHSDTFIQENQAQLVPINTKMSDLEQNDRTQETLQNIASFQVVMSEERKVVGFQPTNRPAVNHWSINPLATLLYQGRMLSPGILEPKLKISRPSKAVPIELLMSVNQDSFFALARPIQDP, from the exons ATGCCGTCCCcgtctctcctcctcctccgcgcccctcctccaTCGCCGCACCTCATCTCCCCCTGTCGCCGATGCCTCGACTCCCCCTCCCTCAGACCAACAACCCGCGCCAGTCGCCCCCACCCTCTGCGCCTGCCCCCCGCGGGGTCCCGCCGCGCCCCACGCGCCACCGCCCGCGTCGTGGAGGCGGGCGACGCCGGGGCCAGCGGCCTCATCCCTATCGCGCGCTGCTACGAGGGCCGCCTCGCGCgcctcgagctcgccggcgccgcgcgccGGGAGCAGGCGgtcgcggcagcggcagcggccgacggaggggcggcggcggaggcgcacctcgccgccggcgccgagtCCATGGTCGTCGAGGCGTTCCTCCCCGCGGCCGATGGGGGCGGGGCAAGCGCGTCGTCCACACGAGTG ATTTTGCAAgccaaggaagtcaaaggcaaGGCCAGTAAGATAAAGAGACAATTTGGGCCTGAGTTTTTCTCTGATAATGAAACTGATTCAGAGACTATGTTGGCTATGGCCTTTAAGCAAGTTGTAATGCAGCGGCTTTCAAACTTTCGGCTCGAGGTCTTCTCCCCAGGTTCAGAGAGAGACTTCCAAGACTTGGGCAGACCACGAAAG GTGTCTATGGACTTTAGTGTCATCTCATCAGATGAAAAACTTCTGCCTTCTCTTGCCGAAGCCATTTTCTCCTGTGTCATCCAGGATGCCAGCAACAATCAGCTCAGAGCCACAGGCGGGTTGTTTCAGAAGCAGCAGCTCAACTGCTCAATTGATTCCTCCGTTTGTATACACAAAATTTCTGAGGCAGAAATAGTGAGAAGTGCTAAGAGATGCCTGGAGAGTTTCGATCTAATGAAGTCTCCTCAGAATGTGCACAAAACAAAGAATGGATGGTGGCCAGCACCAAATTATGAAAGTTTGGTGAAGATCGGGGGTCCTGAGTTTGTCCTTTGGGCCAATGAGTACATTCCTACCTATAAACTGCAAATAAAAACCAGAGCATTTGAGAATACTAATCTTGAAGGCCGTTGTGAGTCAGAAAGTAATAGGTGGGAAGTTCTCTTGACCCGCTCCCAACTG GCGGAACTAGGGAACGTTATAGACATGTACTTCGAAGATCAATTCACCCTACCAGGCAAAGCTTTCCATCCTCACTGGAATTCAGATCCATCAAAGATTAAAAAGAACAAT GGCTATTTGAACAACATTTTTAGTTTCATGGCTGGTAGCTGTATTATTCTTTTTGTCGCCATCTTTGCTCAGTTATGCTGGCCTCGATCTCTTGGAGACAAAAGGCTATTCAAGGGAATTTCAAATGTATCATCATCTCAGGGCTATTGTTCTGATGTCAACTCTCTTGATAGCAGTGAG ATACAAGCTTATTGCACATCTCTTATTAAGAAAATGAAAGACTCATATGGCTGCCCTGGTGATGTAATGGTTGATGCACATATTGGAGCTTGGGTTGGAGAACTGCCTGATTGCTTCAAGGGAATCGATAGTGAGGATAATGCTGCATCTGACAGTGTTCAGCACTCCGACACTTTTATCCAAGAAAATCAAGCCCAATTGGTGCCAATTAATACTAAGATGTCTGATTTGGAACAAAATGACAGAACTCAGGAAACTCTGCAGAATATTGCTAGTTTTCAG GTGGTCATGTCAGAAGAACGTAAAGTAGTGGGATTTCAGCCAACTAACCGCCCAGCTGTGAACCATTGGTCAATAAACCCACTAGCTACACTTCTGTATCAGGGGCGGATGCTTTCTCCAG GTATTCTGGAACCAAAGCTTAAAATTTCTCGTCCATCTAAGGCTGTCCCAATTGAATTGTTGATGTCGGTAAATCAAGATTCCTTTTTTGCTTTGGCCAGGCCCATTCAAGACCCATGA
- the LOC112889370 gene encoding lysine-specific demethylase JMJ25-like isoform X1 yields the protein MPPKRKRGGGRRRLSKDAAAAASSDPAAATKENGDGNLKGEMRESYAEENGVEGVAEIPKTSKRRRKDPVADPSSLVFSGSGRLRKRRNASAVQEQEPKEEKKSDKDSNMCHQCQRNDSGRVVRCQGCVEREKKIRYCVKCIKRWYPHLSEGDFASNCPVCRKNCNCKSCLRGDISRVSSKGKKSKIKERKISRGSRKRKESEINETDEYGVSKEDKIKFSMRTLRFLLPWLKEFHQEQMLEKSVEASIRGIDTCKVEVPLAKCERDERIYCDNCRTSIVDFHRSCNKCSYDLCLSCCRELRQGLNPGGHVSSDKCLPDAGGKEDRQQGSSHRKVANQEPSDGQDDIFIDNAVPSQDRTHCLTRWRVNSNGSIPCPPNEFGGCGSSVLELKCLSEEKFIADLLEKAKSLVNEVTVLESGGSNCSCFTESSGMNNGTSRKSACRENSHDNHIYCPTARDVQNGSLEHFQEHWLKGQPVIVRDTLALTSGLSWEPMVMWRALREKRDKTTDERLSVIALECLTWCEVDFNIHMFFDGYSRGAVGAEDLPVLLKLKDWPQHSSFEERLPRHNAEFMSALPFREYTDPKFGPLNLAVKLPKNVIKPDLGPKTYIAYGVAQELEIGDSVTKLHCDMSDAVNILTHTDEIKLKVKRIEAIEKKKESLKKKEESGNLHGSQTDLESTMGPRRKGLRSGSNIQQPALGVASEGQEVVEKAVVAVEAEGNLTKANGQQSDQSAEDHMDVPFTNGKSEVALCATNSGEKLGNDFNGEGKIESPSDAEEDFEPKVGKIDISLEPKDDNAPFVEGNQTEGGALWDIFRREDVSKLHDYLMKHAKEFRHCNYEPVKQVFAHPIHDQCFYLTNEHKRKLKEEYGIEPWTFEQKLGEAVFIPAGCPHQVRNLKSCIKVALDFVSPENVRECIRLTEEFRLLPKGHRVNEDKLEVKKIALHAVNQAIKDMTEKDCEESIKNEAEGELSTPSSSEASEREEQEEG from the exons ATGCCGCCCAAGCGCAAGCGCGGCGGAGGCCGCAGGAGGCTCAGCAAGGACGCTGCCGCGGCTGCCAGCtccgaccccgccgccgcaaCCAAG GAAAATGGTGATGGAAATCTCAAGGGGGAGATGCGGGAGTCTTATGCCGAG GAGAATGGCGTGGAAGGGGTAGCCGAGATCCCAAAAACCTCCAAAAGGCGCAGGAAGGATCCTGTTGCGGACCCATCTTCTCTCGTGTTTAGTGGTTCCGGGCGACTTCGGAAGAGGCGGAATGCTTCAGCAGTACAGGAGCAGGAACCTAAG GAGGAAAAAAAGAGTGATAAGGATTCAAATATGTGCCATCAGTGCCAGAGGAACGATAGtggaagagttgtacggtgccAGGGCTGTGTTGAACGAGAAAAGAAAATCAGATACTGTGTGAAGTGCATCAAGCGCTG GTATCCACATTTGTCAGAGGGTGATTTTGCGAGCAATTGCCCAGTTTGTCGCAAAAATTGCAATTGTAAGTCTTGTCTGCGGGGAGACATATCCCGAGTCTCTAGTAAGGGTAAGAAGTCTAAGATAAAGGAGAGGAAAATATCCAGAGGCTCCAGGAAGCGTAAGGAGTCTGAGATAAACGAG ACTGACGAATATGGTGTGTCTAAAGAAGATAAAATTAAGTTCTCTATGCGTACTCTGCGCTTTTTACTCCCTTGGCTGAAAGAATTTCATCAGGAGCAGATGCTAGAGAAAAGTGTCGAGGCCTCAATTAGAG GGATTGATACATGCAAAGTGGAGGTTCCTCTAGCCAAGTGCGAAAGGGATGAACGGATATACTG CGACAACTGCAGGACATCTATTGTTGACTTCCACCGAAGCTGCAACAAATGTTCCTATGATCTCTGCCTCAGCTGCTGTCGGGAGCTTCGTCAAGGCCTTAATCCAGGTGGTCATGTCAGTAGTGACAAGTGTCTACCTGATGCTGGAGGCAAGGAAGATAGGCAACAGGGAAGTAGTCATCGCAAAGTTGCAAATCAAGAGCCATCTGATGGACAGGATGATATTTTTATAGATAATGCAGTTCCTTCTCAAGACCGCACTCATTGTTTGACACGATGGAGGGTAAATAGCAATGGAAGCATACCTTGCCCACCGAATGAATTTGGTGGCTGTGGAAGTTCCGTTCTTGAACTTAAGTGCTTGTCTGAGGAGAAGTTTATAGCTGACTTACTGGAGAAAGCCAAATCACTGGTCAATGAGGTAACAGTGCTGGAATCGGGTGGTTCAAACTGTTCCTGCTTCACTGAATCCAGTGGAATGAACAATGGAACATCACGGAAATCAGCATGTAGAGAGAATTCCCATGACAACCACATATATTGTCCAACTGCTAGAGATGTTCAAAATGGAAGTTTGGAGCATTTCCAGGAGCACTGGTTGAAGGGTCAGCCTGTTATTGTCCGTGATACGCTTGCATTGACTTCTGGTTTGAGCTGGGAACCAATGGTTATGTGGCGAGCCTtaagagaaaagagagataaGACAACAGATGAGCGTCTCTCAGTTATTGCTCTTGAATGTCTGACGTGGTGTGAG GTTGATTTTAATATTCATATGTTTTTTGATGGGTATTCCCGTGGAGCTGTTGGTGCAGAGGATTTGCCCGTGTTACTTAAGCTGAAAGATTGGCCACAGCATAGTTCCTTTGAGGAGCGACTGCCACGACATAATGCTGAATTCATGTCTGCTTTGCCATTTCGCGAATACACAGACCCTAAATTTGGTCCTCTCAATCTGGCTGTGAAGCTGCCAAAAAATGTTATAAAGCCGGACCTTGGTCCAAAGACTTACATTGCTTATGGTGTTGCCCAGGAGTTGGAAATTGGTGACTCTGTTACCAAGCTTCATTGTGACATGTCTGATGCG GTCAATATCCTCACACATACTGATGAAATAAAGCTCAAAGTCAAAAGGATTGAAGCAattgagaaaaagaaagagagttTAAAGAAGAAGGAAGAGAGTGGTAATTTACATGGTTCACAAACAGATCTCGAATCGACCATGGGGCCAAGACGTAAAGGTTTGAGAAGTGGCTCAAACATTCAGCAGCCGGCACTAGGTGTTGCTTCAGAGGGGCAGGAAGTTGTTGAAAAAGCTGTGGTAGCTGTTGAAGCTGAGGGAAACTTGACAAAGGCAAATGGGCAACAGTCTGATCAAAGCGCTGAGGATCATATGGATGTCCCTTTTACAAATGGGAAATCAGAAGTTGCTCTGTGTGCAACAAACAGTGGAGAGAAGTTGGGAAATGATTTCAACGGTGAAGGGAAAATTGAGTCTCCAAGTGATGCAGAGGAAGATTTCGAACCAAAAGTGGGTAAAATTGACATATCTCTTGAGCCGAAAGATGATAATGCCCCATTTGTAGAGGGGAACCAGACAGAGGGTGGTGCATTGTGGGATATCTTCAGACGGGAAGATGTCAGTAAACTACATGATTATCTAATGAAGCATGCAAAGGAGTTCAGGCATTGTAATTACGAACCAGTGAAGCAG GTTTTTGCTCATCCTATACATGATCAATGCTTTTATCTTACAAATGAGCACAAGAGAAAGCTTAAGGAAGAATATG GAATTGAACCTTGGACATTTGAACAGAAACTTGGTGAGGCAGTGTTTATCCCAGCTGGATGTCCTCACCAAGTCAGAAATTTGAAG TCATGTATAAAGGTCGCACTTGACTTTGTTTCTCCGGAGAATGTGCGAGAGTGCATCAGGTTGACAGAAGAATTCCGTCTGCTTCCAAAGGGGCATAGGGTGAATGAAGATAAACTAGAG GTTAAGAAGATAGCTCTTCACGCAGTCAACCAAGCCATTAAGGACATGACTGAAAAGGATTGCGAGGAAAG CATAAAGAATGAAGCTGAAGGTGAGCTTAGCACCCCTAGCTCAAGCGAGGCTTCagagagggaggagcaggaggagggATGA
- the LOC112873929 gene encoding zinc finger protein CONSTANS-LIKE 10-like translates to MRGDDVPCACCSTLRALLHCAQHGARLCLPCDVRVHAAARGHERAPLCDGCHAAPAAARCDDHQALLCAPCARGAGCDAERHARRAARAYTGIPDPAELARILYCDTATPPPPLSPPPPALPEWVPDLVNVELLPDLPSSSSSSWRDGNVTSDTCELLSGSLVETGRGINSEGQMIGSLAAAALPTGDGDGDELFMQQDWPNLDDAGLDDDFNFIAHDSSLTKTFNLTGCREGAFESQASPPLGYDHPLVTSCSEPIIASTDAVLESMASNNAAYHQQQFSSSVATANTSSNVVDGSTFYASGMPMLPRDELPSRHFGFEVKPPPVPSVVSSPSTGCGYQDQAEAALLASSTPEQPSGQDMEARTKQQEKRQEAKQRYKDKKKNRKFGKQIMYVSRKVRADTRNRVKGRFAKASSGSGHGDDQSTQHGDEQPTDSCV, encoded by the exons ATGCGCGGCGACGACGTCCCCTGCGCCTGCTGCTCCACGCTGCGCGCGCTCCTCCACTGCGCCCAGCACGGCGCGCGCCTCTGCCTGCCCTGCGACGTCCGCGTGCACGCCGCCGCGCGGGGCCACGAGCGCGCCCCGCTCTGCGACGGCTgccacgccgcgcccgccgccgcgcgatGCGACGACCACCAGGCCTTGCTCTGCGcgccgtgcgcgcgcggcgccgggTGCGACGCCGAGCGCCACGCCaggcgcgccgcgcgcgcctacACCGGGATCCCGGACCCCGCGGAGCTCGCGCGCATCCTGTACTGTGacaccgccacgccgccgccgcctttgtcgccgccgccgccggctctccCGGAGTGGGTCCCCGACCTAGTCAACGTCGAACTGCTGCCGGACTtgccgagcagcagcagcagctcttgGCGCGATGGTAATGTCACCAGTGACACTTGTGAG TTACTATCAGGCAGTCTCGTCGAAACCGGCCGAGGCATCAACTCTGAAGGTCAGATGATCGGATCATTAGCAGCAGCAGCCTTACCGACCGGCGATGGCGATGGCGATGAGCTCTTCATGCAACAAGACTGGCCCAACCTCGACGACGCAGGACTCGACGACGACTTCAACTTCATCGCGCACGATTCCAGCTTGACGAAAACCTTCAATTTGACGGGTTGCAGAGAAGGCGCTTTCGAG TCACAGGCATCGCCACCGTTGGGTTATGATCACCCGTTAGTCACATCATGTTCGGAACCCATTATTGCGTCGACTGATGCTGTTCTGGAATCTATGGCCAGTAACAATGCAGCTTATCATCAGCAGCAGTTCAGTTCATCAGTGGCCACCGCAAACACGAGCAGCAATGTCGTCGATGGCAGCACGTTCTACGCCAGCGGCATGCCGATGCTGCCACGGGACGAGCTCCCGAGTAGACACTTCGGCTTCGAGGTGAAGCCGCCACCGGTCCCGTCAGTGGTAAGCAGCCCGTCGACGGGCTGCGGCTACCAGGATCAGGCGGAGGCGGCCCTGCTGGCGTCGTCGACGCCGGAGCAACCATCAGGCCAGGACATGGAAGCAAGAACCAAGCAGCAGGAGAAGAGGCAGGAGGCTAAGCAGAGGTACAaggacaagaagaagaacagGAA GTTCGGCAAGCAGATCATGTACGTCTCCCGGAAGGTGCGAGCAGACACACGAAACCGAGTGAAGGGCAGGTTTGCAAAGGCGTCCAGCGGCAGTGGCCACGGCGACGACCAGTCTACACAGCATGGCGATGAGCAGCCTACAGATTCTTGCGTATAG
- the LOC112889370 gene encoding lysine-specific demethylase JMJ25-like isoform X2: MRESYAEENGVEGVAEIPKTSKRRRKDPVADPSSLVFSGSGRLRKRRNASAVQEQEPKEEKKSDKDSNMCHQCQRNDSGRVVRCQGCVEREKKIRYCVKCIKRWYPHLSEGDFASNCPVCRKNCNCKSCLRGDISRVSSKGKKSKIKERKISRGSRKRKESEINETDEYGVSKEDKIKFSMRTLRFLLPWLKEFHQEQMLEKSVEASIRGIDTCKVEVPLAKCERDERIYCDNCRTSIVDFHRSCNKCSYDLCLSCCRELRQGLNPGGHVSSDKCLPDAGGKEDRQQGSSHRKVANQEPSDGQDDIFIDNAVPSQDRTHCLTRWRVNSNGSIPCPPNEFGGCGSSVLELKCLSEEKFIADLLEKAKSLVNEVTVLESGGSNCSCFTESSGMNNGTSRKSACRENSHDNHIYCPTARDVQNGSLEHFQEHWLKGQPVIVRDTLALTSGLSWEPMVMWRALREKRDKTTDERLSVIALECLTWCEVDFNIHMFFDGYSRGAVGAEDLPVLLKLKDWPQHSSFEERLPRHNAEFMSALPFREYTDPKFGPLNLAVKLPKNVIKPDLGPKTYIAYGVAQELEIGDSVTKLHCDMSDAVNILTHTDEIKLKVKRIEAIEKKKESLKKKEESGNLHGSQTDLESTMGPRRKGLRSGSNIQQPALGVASEGQEVVEKAVVAVEAEGNLTKANGQQSDQSAEDHMDVPFTNGKSEVALCATNSGEKLGNDFNGEGKIESPSDAEEDFEPKVGKIDISLEPKDDNAPFVEGNQTEGGALWDIFRREDVSKLHDYLMKHAKEFRHCNYEPVKQVFAHPIHDQCFYLTNEHKRKLKEEYGIEPWTFEQKLGEAVFIPAGCPHQVRNLKSCIKVALDFVSPENVRECIRLTEEFRLLPKGHRVNEDKLEVKKIALHAVNQAIKDMTEKDCEESIKNEAEGELSTPSSSEASEREEQEEG, from the exons ATGCGGGAGTCTTATGCCGAG GAGAATGGCGTGGAAGGGGTAGCCGAGATCCCAAAAACCTCCAAAAGGCGCAGGAAGGATCCTGTTGCGGACCCATCTTCTCTCGTGTTTAGTGGTTCCGGGCGACTTCGGAAGAGGCGGAATGCTTCAGCAGTACAGGAGCAGGAACCTAAG GAGGAAAAAAAGAGTGATAAGGATTCAAATATGTGCCATCAGTGCCAGAGGAACGATAGtggaagagttgtacggtgccAGGGCTGTGTTGAACGAGAAAAGAAAATCAGATACTGTGTGAAGTGCATCAAGCGCTG GTATCCACATTTGTCAGAGGGTGATTTTGCGAGCAATTGCCCAGTTTGTCGCAAAAATTGCAATTGTAAGTCTTGTCTGCGGGGAGACATATCCCGAGTCTCTAGTAAGGGTAAGAAGTCTAAGATAAAGGAGAGGAAAATATCCAGAGGCTCCAGGAAGCGTAAGGAGTCTGAGATAAACGAG ACTGACGAATATGGTGTGTCTAAAGAAGATAAAATTAAGTTCTCTATGCGTACTCTGCGCTTTTTACTCCCTTGGCTGAAAGAATTTCATCAGGAGCAGATGCTAGAGAAAAGTGTCGAGGCCTCAATTAGAG GGATTGATACATGCAAAGTGGAGGTTCCTCTAGCCAAGTGCGAAAGGGATGAACGGATATACTG CGACAACTGCAGGACATCTATTGTTGACTTCCACCGAAGCTGCAACAAATGTTCCTATGATCTCTGCCTCAGCTGCTGTCGGGAGCTTCGTCAAGGCCTTAATCCAGGTGGTCATGTCAGTAGTGACAAGTGTCTACCTGATGCTGGAGGCAAGGAAGATAGGCAACAGGGAAGTAGTCATCGCAAAGTTGCAAATCAAGAGCCATCTGATGGACAGGATGATATTTTTATAGATAATGCAGTTCCTTCTCAAGACCGCACTCATTGTTTGACACGATGGAGGGTAAATAGCAATGGAAGCATACCTTGCCCACCGAATGAATTTGGTGGCTGTGGAAGTTCCGTTCTTGAACTTAAGTGCTTGTCTGAGGAGAAGTTTATAGCTGACTTACTGGAGAAAGCCAAATCACTGGTCAATGAGGTAACAGTGCTGGAATCGGGTGGTTCAAACTGTTCCTGCTTCACTGAATCCAGTGGAATGAACAATGGAACATCACGGAAATCAGCATGTAGAGAGAATTCCCATGACAACCACATATATTGTCCAACTGCTAGAGATGTTCAAAATGGAAGTTTGGAGCATTTCCAGGAGCACTGGTTGAAGGGTCAGCCTGTTATTGTCCGTGATACGCTTGCATTGACTTCTGGTTTGAGCTGGGAACCAATGGTTATGTGGCGAGCCTtaagagaaaagagagataaGACAACAGATGAGCGTCTCTCAGTTATTGCTCTTGAATGTCTGACGTGGTGTGAG GTTGATTTTAATATTCATATGTTTTTTGATGGGTATTCCCGTGGAGCTGTTGGTGCAGAGGATTTGCCCGTGTTACTTAAGCTGAAAGATTGGCCACAGCATAGTTCCTTTGAGGAGCGACTGCCACGACATAATGCTGAATTCATGTCTGCTTTGCCATTTCGCGAATACACAGACCCTAAATTTGGTCCTCTCAATCTGGCTGTGAAGCTGCCAAAAAATGTTATAAAGCCGGACCTTGGTCCAAAGACTTACATTGCTTATGGTGTTGCCCAGGAGTTGGAAATTGGTGACTCTGTTACCAAGCTTCATTGTGACATGTCTGATGCG GTCAATATCCTCACACATACTGATGAAATAAAGCTCAAAGTCAAAAGGATTGAAGCAattgagaaaaagaaagagagttTAAAGAAGAAGGAAGAGAGTGGTAATTTACATGGTTCACAAACAGATCTCGAATCGACCATGGGGCCAAGACGTAAAGGTTTGAGAAGTGGCTCAAACATTCAGCAGCCGGCACTAGGTGTTGCTTCAGAGGGGCAGGAAGTTGTTGAAAAAGCTGTGGTAGCTGTTGAAGCTGAGGGAAACTTGACAAAGGCAAATGGGCAACAGTCTGATCAAAGCGCTGAGGATCATATGGATGTCCCTTTTACAAATGGGAAATCAGAAGTTGCTCTGTGTGCAACAAACAGTGGAGAGAAGTTGGGAAATGATTTCAACGGTGAAGGGAAAATTGAGTCTCCAAGTGATGCAGAGGAAGATTTCGAACCAAAAGTGGGTAAAATTGACATATCTCTTGAGCCGAAAGATGATAATGCCCCATTTGTAGAGGGGAACCAGACAGAGGGTGGTGCATTGTGGGATATCTTCAGACGGGAAGATGTCAGTAAACTACATGATTATCTAATGAAGCATGCAAAGGAGTTCAGGCATTGTAATTACGAACCAGTGAAGCAG GTTTTTGCTCATCCTATACATGATCAATGCTTTTATCTTACAAATGAGCACAAGAGAAAGCTTAAGGAAGAATATG GAATTGAACCTTGGACATTTGAACAGAAACTTGGTGAGGCAGTGTTTATCCCAGCTGGATGTCCTCACCAAGTCAGAAATTTGAAG TCATGTATAAAGGTCGCACTTGACTTTGTTTCTCCGGAGAATGTGCGAGAGTGCATCAGGTTGACAGAAGAATTCCGTCTGCTTCCAAAGGGGCATAGGGTGAATGAAGATAAACTAGAG GTTAAGAAGATAGCTCTTCACGCAGTCAACCAAGCCATTAAGGACATGACTGAAAAGGATTGCGAGGAAAG CATAAAGAATGAAGCTGAAGGTGAGCTTAGCACCCCTAGCTCAAGCGAGGCTTCagagagggaggagcaggaggagggATGA
- the LOC112901384 gene encoding protein KINESIN LIGHT CHAIN-RELATED 1 has protein sequence MPGLAASDNSPPAAAPPPRRLSSPLPRRAPPSPSPSTSSRAKPRKPPAAPAEADESLDNPDLGPFLLKQARDAMVSGEGGGAARALEFAERAARALERRGEGSELELAMSLHVAAAIHCGLGRHADAIPVLERAVAVVTPPPPPAEGEGEAAGENHQQQPQPEADQRGEEWSLAAFSGWMQLGDTHAMLGRMDESIACYGKGLEIQMAALGDRDPRVAETCRYLAEAHVQALQFDDAEKLCRKALEIHREHSAPASLEEASDRRLMALILDAKGDYDGALEHLVLASMTMVANGRDIEVATIDVSIGNTYLALARFDEAVFSYQKALTVLKSARGDDHPTVASVYVRLADLYHRTGRLRESKSYCENALRVYAKPAPGAAPDEIAGGLMEIAAIYEALGDLDEALKLLQRALKLLEDSPGQWSTVAGIEAQMGVLYYMIGRYADSRNSFESAVGKLRASGERKSAFFGVLLNQMGLACVQLFKIDEAAQLFEEARTVLEQECGATHPDTLGVYSNLAAIYDAMGRVEDAIEILEHVLKVREEKLGTANPDVEDEKKRLAELLKEAGRSRNRKQKSLENLFGTNSQRAKKEAGRRWSNFGFRS, from the exons ATGCCGGGCCTCGCCGCCAGCGACAACTCGCCCCCGGcggcggccccgccgccgcgccgcctctcgTCGCCACTGCCGCGGagggcgccgccgtcgccgtccccgTCCACCTCCTCGCGCGCCAAGCCCAGgaagccgcccgccgcgccggccgagGCGGACGAGTCGCTCGACAACCCGGATCTGGGGCCCTTCCTCCTCAAGCAGGCGCGCGACGCCATGGTCTccggggagggcggcggcgccgcgcgcgcgctcgaGTTCGCCGAGCGCGCCGCCCGGGCGCTCGAGCGCCGCGGGGAGGGCTCCGAGCTCGAGCTCGCCATGAGCCTCCACGTCGCAGCCGCCATCCACTGCGGCCTGGGCCGCCACGCCGACGCGATCCCCGTCCTCGagcgcgccgtcgccgtcgtcacgccgccaccaccgcccgccGAGGGCGAGGGCGAGGCGGCCGGCGAGAACCACCAGCAGCAGCCTCAGCCCGAGGCCGACCAGAGGGGCGAGGAGTGGTCCCTCGCCGCCTTCTCCGGCTGGATGCAGCTCGGCGACACGCACGCCATGCTCGGCCGCATGGACGAGTCCATCGCCTGCTACGGCAAGGGGCTCGAGATCCAGATGGCCGCGCTCGGCGACCGCGATCCCCGCGTCGCCGAGACCTGCAG GTACTTGGCGGAAGCACATGTGCAAGCTCTGCAATTCGACGATGCAGAGAAGCTCTGCCGCAAGGCCCTCGAGATCCACCGGGAGCACAGCGCTCCGGCATCGCTCGAGGAGGCCTCGGACCGACGCCTGATGGCCCTCATCCTTGATGCCAAGGGTGACTACGACGGTGCTCTTGAGCACCTCGTGCTTGCCTCAATGACCATGGTTGCCAACGGGCGTGATATCGAGGTGGCCACAATTGATGTCTCGATAGGCAACACCTATCTAGCCCTTGCTCGCTTCGATGAGGCCGTCTTCTCCTACCAGAAGGCGTTGACTGTTCTCAAATCAGCTCGTGGCGATGACCATCCTACGGTTGCATCAGTCTATGTCCGCCTTGCTGACCTCTACCACCGCACAGGCAGGCTCCGTGAGTCCAAATCCTACTGTGAGAATGCCCTGCGTGTCTATGCCAAGCCCGCGCCTGGTGCTGCCCCTGATGAGATTGCCGGAGGCTTGATGGAGATTGCTGCCATCTATGAGGCACTTGGCGATCTCGATGAGGCCCTAAAGCTTCTTCAAAGAGCACTTAAGCTGCTAGAGGACTCACCAGGCCAGTGGAGCACTGTTGCTGGCATTGAGGCACAGATGGGTGTTCTGTACTACATGATAGGGAGGTATGCAGATTCCAGGAACTCATTCGAGAGTGCGGTTGGCAAGTTGAGGGCCAGCGGTGAAAGGAAGTCGGCATTTTTCGGTGTGCTGTTGAACCAGATGGGGCTAGCTTGCGTGCAACTGTTCAAGATAGATGAGGCTGCACAGTTGTTTGAAGAGGCAAGGACAGTTCTGGAGCAGGAGTGTGGCGCTACGCATCCAGATACTCTTGGTGTATACAGCAACCTTGCGGCAATCTATGATGCCATGGGAAG AGTGGAGGATGCCATTGAGATCCTGGAGCACGTCCTGAAGGTGAGGGAGGAGAAGCTGGGCACAGCGAACCCCGACGTGGAGGACGAGAAGAAGCGGCTGGCGGAGCTCCTGAAGGAGGCGGGGCGGTCCCGGAACCGGAAGCAGAAATCGCTGGAGAACCTGTTCGGCACCAACTCACAGCGGGCGAAGAAGGAGGCCGGGAGGAGGTGGTCCAACTTCGGGTTCAGGAGCTGA